From one Pogoniulus pusillus isolate bPogPus1 chromosome 37, bPogPus1.pri, whole genome shotgun sequence genomic stretch:
- the TMEM200B gene encoding transmembrane protein 200B gives MTAESTKANGPTQEPEAGGTKPPVPPAPPRRRRRRLRHKSPPEVQVKGQLRMRSPSGAFVMVGISVVLVGMTIAVVGYWPHRGPGVSGASAGNGSTGGDMRREVATARSHLPHSEKLKLIGPVIMGIGLFIFICANTMLYENRDMETRRLMQKGLYSMAGSLPEGTVPEDGHCRREDGQPVPKANAECVEGCYQVDLSCPPCHSPSSKWSDCYGPNRLQATAELLQHPAASPAASLLSLRSGASTEANLGLPCRAGAESLLSSAVGALALPVIKLNNCLLDAAVREAALAAAEEDPTKPLPEVPQLFQAPLSNSSGSSSMVPRGRDCGGGHIVINMDGSCPSTELAMPELSLGAQLHTPGHSKSLDLGRPGVLLVAPIKDRKNRSWPRLDQASLVGYAKLESTGESSDQLLQPCEPPSRGEPRPSSWAVGTERGSCV, from the coding sequence ATGACAGCTGAGAGCACCAAAGCCAATGGGCCCACACAGGAGCCAGAGGCAGGGGGCACCAAGCCGCCGGTGCCCCCTGCCCCACCGCGGCGCCGGAGACGTCGGCTGCGGCACAAGTCCCCGCCGGAGGTCCAGGTGAAGGGGCAGCTCCGCATGCGCTCACCCTCAGGAGCCTTCGTCATGGTGGGCATCTctgtggtgctggtgggcaTGACCATCGCTGTGGTGGGCTACTGGCCCCACCGGGGACCTGGGGTTAGCGGAGCCAGCGCAGGGAATGGCAGCACTGGAGGGGACATGAGGAGGGAGGTGGCCACAGCAAGAAGCCACCTGCCCCACAGCGAGAAGCTGAAGCTGATCGGCCCTGTCATCATGGGCATCGGGCTCTTCATCTTCATCTGCGCCAACACCATGCTCTACGAGAACAGGGACATGGAGACCCGCCGGCTGATGCAGAAGGGGCTCTACTCCATGGCAGGGAGTCTCCCCGAGGGGACCGTCCCCGAGGACGGGCACTGCCGGCGTGAGGATGGTCAGCCTGTCCCCAAGGCCAATGCCGAGTGCGTGGAGGGCTGCTACCAGGTGGATCTCTCCTGCCCGCCCTGCCACAGCCCTAGCAGCAAGTGGTCTGACTGCTATGGCCCCAACAGGCTGCAGGCCACAgctgagctcctccagcacccagcagcgtcccctgctgcctccctcctcagcctccgcTCCGGTGCCTCCACCGAGGCCAACCTTGGCCTCCCCTGCCGTGCTGGAGCTGAGTCCCTCCTCTCCTCGGCCGTCGGCGCCTTGGCCTTGCCTGTCATCAAGCTCAACAACTGCTTGCTGGACGCGGCAGTCCGAGAGGctgccttggcagcagcagaggaggatccTACCAAGCCCCTCCCTGAAGTTCCGCAGCTCTTCCAGGCTCCGCTCTCCaacagcagcggcagcagcagcatggtgcCTCGTGGCCGGGACTGTGGTGGTGGCCACATAGTCATCAACATGGAtggcagctgccccagcacggAGCTGGCGATGCCAGAGCTCAGCCTCGGGGCACAGCTGCACACCCCAGGACACTCCAAGTCCCTGGACCTTGGCCGCccgggggtgctgctggtggccccCATCAAGGACCGTAAGAACCGGAGCTGGCCCCGCCTGGACCAGGCCAGCCTGGTGGGTTACGCCAAGCTGGAAAGTACTGGCGAGTCCTCggaccagctgctgcagccctgcgagCCCCCGAGCCGGGGCGAGCCCCGacccagctcctgggcagtGGGGACGGAGCGGGGCTCATGCGTCTGA